Proteins from a genomic interval of Caulobacter rhizosphaerae:
- a CDS encoding methyl-accepting chemotaxis protein: MKFDDLKISTKVALPAVLLTVVALAITGVGAWQARISEAATKVLVEQRAPSELEGARFNRRVAIIGYAAYRTIANQAASPEAKQASAEIDTAYKEAKVALDKIKHTDPADAKKLADYGVRLDRIYSSARQGADLGLQDANDAAKMVMGVIDPDIASLSKDVAAYTNGHADETKAMVAEAAQQAQTGTLMTIAFGLIASAAALVFALWIGRSKIAAPLAGLSRTMEVLAQGSVDVEVVGAQRKDEVGAMARSVQVFKDNALALRTAEAAQQRASAETEAERRRNQEVAEAAAREQAFVMEHIATGLNRLADGDLTYRVDAAFPQAYQRLQSDFNGAITQMEEAMRTIVHAANSIGSGSDEIASAADDLSRRSEQQAASLEETAAALDEITATVKRSSAGAVEASRVVTSTRSDAERSAVVVRGAVDAMNQIEKSSQSISQIIGVIDEIAFQTNLLALNAGVEAARAGDAGRGFAVVAQEVRALAQRSADAAKEIKTLISTSSQQVSQGVSMVGQTGEALQAIVGKVSEIDGLVSEIAASGSEQATGLNQVNAAVNQMDQTVQQNAAMVEQSTAASHALKGEANGLMQMIGRFQVSGASAAVRSSTRRAAPPTQVTRPAPRPAVAPATAANRPGANPVAAAQAKLAAFAGSAQPSSDDWEEF, encoded by the coding sequence ATGAAGTTCGACGACCTGAAGATCTCCACCAAGGTGGCCCTGCCGGCCGTCCTCCTGACCGTCGTCGCCCTGGCGATCACCGGCGTCGGCGCCTGGCAGGCCAGGATCTCGGAAGCCGCCACCAAGGTGCTGGTCGAGCAGCGCGCGCCATCGGAACTGGAAGGCGCGCGGTTTAACCGTCGCGTCGCCATCATCGGCTACGCGGCCTATCGCACGATCGCCAACCAGGCCGCTTCGCCCGAGGCGAAACAGGCCAGCGCCGAGATCGACACCGCCTACAAGGAAGCCAAGGTCGCCCTCGACAAGATCAAGCACACCGATCCGGCCGACGCCAAGAAGCTGGCCGACTACGGCGTCCGCCTGGATCGCATCTATTCCAGCGCCCGCCAGGGCGCGGACCTGGGCCTGCAAGACGCCAACGACGCGGCCAAGATGGTCATGGGCGTGATCGACCCCGACATCGCCAGCCTCAGCAAGGACGTCGCCGCCTACACCAATGGCCACGCCGACGAGACCAAGGCCATGGTGGCCGAGGCCGCCCAGCAGGCCCAGACCGGCACGCTGATGACCATCGCCTTCGGCCTGATCGCCTCGGCCGCCGCCCTGGTCTTCGCCCTGTGGATCGGCCGCTCGAAGATCGCCGCGCCGCTGGCCGGCCTGTCGCGCACCATGGAGGTCCTGGCCCAGGGCTCGGTGGACGTCGAGGTGGTCGGCGCCCAGCGCAAGGACGAGGTCGGCGCCATGGCCCGGTCGGTCCAGGTGTTCAAGGACAACGCCCTGGCCCTGCGCACCGCCGAGGCCGCCCAGCAGCGCGCGAGCGCCGAGACCGAGGCCGAACGCCGTCGCAACCAGGAGGTCGCCGAGGCCGCCGCCCGCGAGCAGGCCTTCGTCATGGAGCACATCGCCACGGGCCTGAACCGCCTGGCCGACGGCGACCTGACCTATCGTGTCGACGCCGCCTTCCCCCAGGCCTACCAGCGCCTGCAGAGCGACTTCAACGGCGCCATCACCCAGATGGAAGAGGCGATGCGCACCATCGTCCACGCCGCCAACAGCATCGGTTCGGGCTCGGACGAGATCGCCTCGGCCGCCGACGACCTGTCGCGCCGCAGCGAGCAGCAGGCCGCCAGCCTGGAAGAGACCGCCGCCGCCCTGGACGAGATCACCGCCACGGTGAAGCGCTCGTCGGCCGGCGCCGTCGAGGCCTCGCGCGTCGTCACCTCCACCCGTTCGGACGCCGAGCGCTCGGCCGTGGTGGTGCGCGGCGCCGTCGACGCCATGAACCAGATCGAGAAGTCGTCGCAGTCGATCAGCCAGATCATCGGCGTCATCGACGAGATCGCCTTCCAGACCAACCTGCTGGCCTTGAACGCCGGAGTCGAGGCCGCCCGGGCCGGGGACGCTGGCCGCGGCTTCGCCGTCGTTGCGCAGGAAGTGCGGGCCCTGGCCCAGCGCTCGGCCGACGCCGCCAAGGAGATCAAGACCCTGATCTCGACCTCGTCGCAGCAGGTCAGCCAGGGCGTGTCGATGGTCGGCCAGACGGGCGAGGCCCTGCAGGCCATCGTCGGCAAGGTCAGCGAGATCGACGGCCTGGTCAGCGAGATCGCCGCCTCCGGCTCGGAACAGGCCACCGGCCTCAACCAGGTCAACGCCGCCGTCAACCAGATGGACCAGACGGTGCAGCAGAACGCCGCCATGGTCGAGCAGTCCACCGCCGCCAGCCATGCGTTGAAGGGCGAGGCCAACGGCCTGATGCAGATGATCGGGCGCTTCCAGGTGAGCGGCGCCAGCGCCGCGGTGCGCTCCAGCACCCGCCGCGCCGCGCCGCCGACCCAGGTGACGCGTCCGGCCCCGCGGCCCGCCGTCGCCCCGGCGACCGCCGCCAACCGCCCCGGCGCAAACCCCGTCGCCGCGGCGCAAGCCAAGCTCGCCGCCTTCGCCGGCTCGGCCCAGCCGAGCAGCGACGACTGGGAAGAGTTCTAG
- a CDS encoding sulfatase-like hydrolase/transferase gives MSQPNRPNILLITCDQYRFPRFSYGAEAGFDEPLKRILGFQREDDAHNPYAQYFPGLLALRENAALLRNHTIAASACTPSRATIYTGQYGTRTGVTQTDGLFKSGDSYNFPWLAADGVPTLGTWMREAGYTTHYFGKWHVSNPPEHSLDRYGFDDWEESYPEPHGAAINNLGVYRDAGFTDQACAFIRRKALALNYNRAQAVQQAQDPYAAGPEVDAIPPWFAVASFTNPHDIATYPAVIAQALPTPDNSGTQSIFGPLTTPLTGQKTPPPTAGTIQIALNERGFPQDCARPSPTQNESLADKPSCQHDYAYKVGLALNAKTGFNIVNTAKTKIDDKFPNLAKGDLLDDEQSMQIAVQQALNGVLPFQLSDAPERYALEFLQLYAWLHSIVDVHVAAVLKTLEETGQANNTIVIFLADHGEYGAAHGMMIEKWHTAYQEALHVPVIVRFPPSTQVVENARGAGEGPLSCTPRQIDALTSHIDILPTVLGLAGVTPQQRATIAETLGRHRPVPPLPGADLSGLLKGEADQVIEPDGGERRGVLFITDDEITAPSPSNDDPANLKCDKEFEVYRRVVDTVNQEHPAVNLAPGPVRQPNHVRCVRTARHKLSRYFDPSGQAPQEWEMYDLQLDPNEEVNLVQVMRSPPAARADLPSPFVAAAVQTEADRLAKLLAELEARDL, from the coding sequence ATGAGCCAGCCGAACCGGCCCAACATCCTGCTGATCACCTGTGACCAGTACCGCTTTCCGAGGTTTTCCTACGGGGCCGAGGCCGGGTTCGACGAGCCGTTGAAGCGGATCCTGGGGTTCCAGCGCGAGGACGACGCCCACAACCCCTACGCCCAGTACTTCCCCGGCCTGCTGGCGCTGCGCGAGAACGCGGCGCTGCTGCGCAACCACACCATCGCCGCCAGCGCCTGCACGCCTAGCCGGGCGACGATCTATACCGGGCAGTACGGGACCAGAACGGGGGTCACCCAGACCGACGGCCTGTTCAAGAGCGGCGATTCCTACAACTTCCCCTGGCTGGCGGCGGACGGCGTCCCCACCCTGGGGACCTGGATGCGCGAGGCCGGCTACACCACCCACTATTTCGGCAAGTGGCACGTCAGCAACCCGCCCGAGCACTCGCTGGACCGCTACGGCTTCGACGACTGGGAAGAGTCCTATCCCGAGCCGCACGGGGCGGCGATCAACAATCTGGGCGTCTATCGCGACGCCGGCTTCACCGACCAGGCCTGCGCCTTCATCCGCCGCAAGGCCCTGGCCCTGAACTACAACCGCGCCCAGGCCGTCCAGCAGGCCCAGGACCCCTACGCCGCCGGTCCCGAGGTCGACGCCATTCCGCCCTGGTTCGCGGTGGCCTCGTTCACCAATCCACACGACATCGCCACCTATCCGGCGGTGATCGCCCAGGCCCTGCCGACTCCTGACAATTCGGGCACGCAGTCGATCTTCGGTCCGCTGACGACGCCGCTGACGGGGCAGAAGACGCCGCCGCCGACCGCCGGCACGATCCAGATCGCGCTGAACGAACGCGGCTTCCCGCAGGACTGCGCCAGGCCCTCGCCCACCCAGAACGAGTCCCTGGCCGACAAGCCCAGCTGCCAGCACGACTACGCCTACAAGGTGGGCCTGGCCCTGAACGCCAAGACCGGCTTCAACATCGTCAACACCGCCAAGACCAAGATCGACGACAAGTTCCCCAATCTGGCGAAGGGCGATCTGCTGGACGATGAGCAATCCATGCAGATCGCGGTCCAGCAGGCCCTGAACGGCGTGCTGCCGTTCCAGCTGAGCGACGCGCCCGAGCGCTACGCCCTGGAGTTCCTGCAGCTCTATGCCTGGCTGCATTCGATCGTCGACGTCCACGTGGCGGCGGTGCTGAAGACGCTGGAGGAGACCGGCCAGGCGAACAACACCATCGTCATCTTCCTGGCCGACCACGGCGAGTACGGCGCGGCCCACGGCATGATGATCGAGAAGTGGCACACCGCCTACCAGGAGGCCCTGCACGTGCCGGTGATCGTGCGCTTCCCGCCGTCGACCCAGGTGGTCGAGAACGCGCGGGGGGCAGGCGAGGGGCCGCTGAGCTGCACGCCGCGCCAGATCGACGCCCTGACCAGCCATATCGACATCCTGCCCACCGTGCTGGGCCTGGCCGGGGTGACGCCGCAGCAGCGGGCGACGATCGCCGAAACCCTGGGCCGCCATCGTCCCGTGCCGCCCTTGCCGGGCGCGGACCTGTCGGGCCTGCTGAAGGGCGAGGCCGACCAGGTGATCGAGCCCGACGGCGGCGAGCGGCGGGGCGTGCTGTTCATCACCGACGACGAGATCACCGCCCCCTCGCCCTCGAACGACGATCCGGCCAATCTCAAGTGCGACAAGGAGTTCGAGGTCTACCGACGCGTGGTCGACACGGTGAACCAGGAGCATCCGGCCGTGAACCTGGCGCCAGGCCCGGTGCGCCAGCCCAACCATGTCCGCTGCGTGCGCACCGCCCGCCACAAGCTCAGCCGCTATTTCGACCCGTCCGGCCAGGCGCCCCAGGAATGGGAGATGTACGACCTGCAACTGGACCCCAACGAGGAGGTCAACCTCGTGCAGGTGATGCGCTCACCGCCCGCCGCCCGCGCGGACCTGCCGTCGCCGTTCGTCGCGGCGGCGGTGCAGACCGAGGCGGATCGGCTGGCGAAGCTGTTGGCGGAACTGGAAGCGCGGGACCTCTAA
- a CDS encoding tyrosine recombinase XerC, whose product MSTARAALSDWLDHLALERRASPRTVRAYGDNVLAYLNFLERHRGEALSASDLGGITAAELRAYLAFRREPPRSQNGDDREGLSPRSLSQSLSSIRAFHRYLDHRLDTPNAAIGLVRGPRIKVGAPRPVSEDQAHGLIAELSLDPDREDWEAARDAAVLTLLWGCGLRISEGLSLTRRDAPLADSLRITGKGGKTRIVPVLDVVRERIDTYVTALPFALQPDDPLFRAKRGGPLSPRHVQATMQALRSRLGLSDRATPHALRHSFATHLLGAGADLRAIQDLLGHASLSTTQRYTQVDAAGLLAAYGKAHPRA is encoded by the coding sequence ATGAGCACGGCCCGCGCCGCCCTTTCGGACTGGCTGGACCACCTGGCCCTCGAGCGGCGCGCCTCGCCACGCACTGTGCGGGCCTATGGCGACAACGTCCTGGCCTATCTGAACTTCCTGGAGCGCCATCGTGGCGAGGCCCTGTCGGCGTCCGACCTGGGCGGGATCACGGCGGCCGAGCTGCGCGCCTACCTGGCCTTCCGCCGCGAGCCCCCGCGTTCCCAGAATGGCGACGATCGCGAGGGCCTGTCGCCACGCTCGCTGTCGCAGAGCCTGTCGTCGATCCGCGCCTTCCACCGTTATCTCGACCACCGGCTGGACACGCCCAACGCCGCCATCGGACTGGTGCGCGGCCCCCGCATCAAGGTCGGCGCCCCGCGCCCGGTGTCCGAGGACCAGGCTCACGGCCTGATCGCCGAACTGTCCCTCGACCCCGACCGGGAGGATTGGGAAGCAGCCCGCGACGCGGCCGTGCTGACCCTGCTGTGGGGCTGCGGCCTGCGGATCTCCGAGGGCCTGTCCCTCACCCGCCGCGACGCGCCCCTGGCCGACAGCCTGCGGATCACCGGCAAGGGCGGCAAGACCCGCATCGTGCCGGTGCTCGACGTCGTTCGTGAGCGGATCGACACCTATGTGACCGCCCTGCCCTTCGCCCTGCAGCCGGACGATCCGCTGTTTCGCGCCAAGCGCGGCGGGCCGCTGTCGCCGCGCCATGTCCAGGCGACCATGCAGGCGCTCCGAAGCCGCCTTGGCCTGTCCGACCGCGCCACGCCGCATGCCCTGCGCCATTCGTTCGCCACCCACCTGCTGGGCGCCGGCGCCGACCTGCGCGCGATCCAGGACCTGCTGGGCCACGCCTCGCTGTCGACCACCCAGCGCTACACCCAGGTGGACGCCGCGGGCCTGCTGGCCGCCTACGGCAAGGCGCATCCGCGGGCCTAG
- a CDS encoding DUF484 family protein, with product MTDATQAILPYPVDAEAVRDFLRAEPDFLHQDPDLLSDLGLRPDASNIVDFGPAALARVSAAHEREALVRRQIEATARANHSAQAQTHAAVIDLLDARNHSDLARRVDEMAILRFGLAAGVVVLEGPGRVPAGWHALIAGQIDMIMGDHGVARMGFHAPALGLFGERIDEIKSMALVRMAVWEPSRQGLLAFGSADPEGFTADMGSDLVAFLARVVERTAERWPIL from the coding sequence ATGACCGACGCGACCCAGGCGATACTGCCCTATCCGGTCGACGCCGAGGCCGTCCGCGACTTCCTGAGGGCCGAGCCCGACTTCCTGCACCAGGATCCCGACCTGCTCAGCGACCTGGGCCTGCGCCCCGACGCCAGCAACATCGTCGATTTCGGTCCCGCCGCCCTGGCCCGGGTCTCGGCCGCGCACGAGCGCGAGGCCCTGGTCCGCCGCCAGATCGAGGCGACGGCGCGCGCCAACCATTCGGCCCAGGCCCAGACCCACGCCGCGGTCATCGACCTGCTGGACGCCCGCAACCATTCCGACCTGGCCCGCCGCGTCGACGAGATGGCCATCCTGCGCTTCGGCCTGGCCGCCGGGGTGGTCGTGCTGGAAGGCCCTGGCCGCGTGCCGGCCGGCTGGCACGCCCTGATCGCCGGCCAGATCGACATGATCATGGGCGACCACGGCGTCGCCCGCATGGGCTTCCACGCCCCCGCCCTGGGCCTGTTCGGCGAGCGCATCGACGAGATCAAGAGCATGGCCCTGGTCCGCATGGCCGTGTGGGAGCCCTCGCGCCAGGGCCTGCTGGCCTTCGGCTCGGCCGACCCCGAGGGCTTCACGGCCGACATGGGCTCGGACCTGGTCGCCTTCCTGGCCCGCGTCGTCGAACGCACGGCCGAGCGCTGGCCGATCCTGTGA
- a CDS encoding primosomal protein N' encodes MPRIASVLLPMPLPEAFDYAEPEGLDLAIGDHVTVPLGPRVIRGVVTGLRDGTGGNRPLKPVLERVDDPPLPPGVLSFVEWAARYSVDVPGWPLAMALRGLRHPAAKPDKALILTGAQPARMTPARLKVLAAAEQGPMASGALAAAAGVSAGVVKGMVDEGVLAVTWVEPDTRFPQPDLSRPPQTLNPSQQASADVLSEMLAAGGFQAALLDGVTGSGKTEVYLEAAAAALAADPDSQVLILLPEIALTQAVLARFEARFGVAPVEWHSAVSPPRRRRAWEGVAAGQARIVVGARSALFLPFRKLRLVVVDEEHDGSFKQEEGFIYQARDLAVARAKIEGALVVLASATPSLESLWNAQAGRYRWLRLSARHGAAQLPDIGLIDMRETPPEPGRWLSPPLVKAVSVALSRGEQSLLFLNRRGYAPLVLCRACGEKMKSPDTDSWLVEHRYTGRLVCHLTGFSMKKPEACPHCGAKDSLTSIGPGVERVEEEARHLFPDARIAVFSSDTVFDAAGARALVDSMAAGEIDILVATQAAAKGHNFPNLTLVGVVDADLSLRGGDLRAGERTFQLLAQAAGRAGRHEKPGRALLQTYAPEHGVLQALKAQDRDAFVEAEMAMRQEAGLPPFGRLAAVIASGPDPVALEAYCNALAAATPNAEGVEVFGPADAPLALVRGRRRKRFLVRAERSVDLQGFLAAWRARAKVPNSVRVVFDVDPYSFL; translated from the coding sequence ATGCCCCGCATCGCCTCCGTCCTGCTGCCCATGCCGCTGCCCGAGGCGTTCGACTACGCCGAGCCGGAGGGCCTGGACCTGGCGATCGGCGACCACGTGACCGTGCCGCTGGGGCCGCGGGTGATTCGCGGCGTGGTGACCGGCCTGCGCGACGGGACCGGCGGCAACCGGCCGCTGAAGCCGGTGCTGGAGCGGGTCGACGACCCGCCGCTGCCGCCGGGCGTCCTCAGCTTCGTGGAGTGGGCGGCGCGCTATTCGGTCGACGTTCCCGGCTGGCCCCTGGCCATGGCCCTGCGCGGCCTGCGCCATCCGGCCGCCAAGCCGGACAAGGCCCTGATCCTGACCGGCGCGCAGCCGGCCCGCATGACGCCCGCCCGGCTGAAGGTGCTGGCCGCCGCCGAGCAGGGGCCGATGGCGTCCGGCGCCCTGGCCGCCGCGGCCGGGGTCTCGGCCGGGGTGGTCAAGGGGATGGTCGACGAGGGCGTGCTGGCCGTCACCTGGGTGGAGCCCGACACCCGCTTCCCGCAACCCGACCTGTCGCGTCCGCCCCAGACGCTCAATCCCAGCCAGCAGGCCTCGGCCGACGTGCTCTCCGAGATGCTGGCGGCGGGCGGCTTCCAGGCCGCGCTGCTGGACGGGGTGACCGGCTCGGGCAAGACCGAGGTCTATCTGGAAGCGGCGGCCGCCGCCCTGGCCGCCGATCCCGACAGCCAGGTGCTGATCCTGCTGCCCGAGATCGCCCTGACCCAGGCGGTGCTGGCCCGCTTCGAGGCCCGCTTCGGCGTCGCCCCCGTCGAGTGGCATTCGGCCGTGTCGCCGCCCCGCCGGCGGCGGGCCTGGGAGGGCGTGGCCGCCGGCCAGGCGCGGATCGTGGTCGGGGCCCGCTCGGCTCTGTTCCTGCCGTTCCGCAAGCTGCGGCTGGTGGTGGTCGACGAGGAGCACGACGGCTCGTTCAAGCAGGAGGAGGGCTTCATCTACCAGGCCCGCGACCTGGCCGTGGCCCGCGCCAAGATCGAGGGGGCGCTGGTGGTGCTGGCCTCGGCGACACCCTCGCTGGAGAGCCTGTGGAACGCTCAGGCGGGTCGCTATCGCTGGCTGCGCCTCAGCGCCCGGCACGGCGCGGCTCAGTTGCCCGACATCGGCCTGATCGACATGCGCGAGACCCCGCCGGAGCCCGGGCGCTGGCTGTCGCCGCCGCTGGTCAAGGCCGTGTCGGTGGCGCTTTCACGCGGCGAGCAATCCTTGCTGTTCCTGAACCGCCGGGGCTACGCGCCCCTGGTGTTGTGCCGCGCCTGCGGCGAGAAGATGAAGTCGCCCGACACCGACAGCTGGCTGGTCGAGCACCGCTATACCGGCCGCCTGGTCTGCCACCTGACGGGCTTTTCGATGAAGAAGCCGGAGGCCTGCCCGCACTGCGGAGCCAAGGACAGCCTGACCTCGATCGGCCCCGGCGTGGAGCGGGTCGAGGAGGAGGCGCGCCACCTGTTCCCCGACGCCCGGATCGCGGTGTTCTCGTCCGACACCGTGTTCGACGCGGCCGGGGCGCGGGCCCTGGTCGACAGCATGGCGGCCGGCGAGATCGACATCCTGGTGGCCACCCAGGCGGCGGCCAAGGGCCACAACTTCCCCAACCTCACCCTGGTGGGCGTGGTCGACGCCGACCTGTCCCTGCGCGGCGGCGACCTGCGGGCCGGCGAGCGGACCTTCCAACTGCTGGCCCAGGCGGCCGGCCGAGCCGGACGGCACGAGAAGCCGGGGCGGGCGCTGCTGCAGACCTACGCCCCCGAGCACGGCGTGTTGCAGGCCCTCAAGGCCCAGGACCGCGACGCCTTCGTCGAGGCCGAGATGGCCATGCGCCAGGAGGCCGGCCTGCCGCCGTTCGGACGCCTGGCGGCGGTGATCGCCTCGGGACCCGACCCCGTGGCCCTGGAGGCCTATTGCAACGCCCTGGCGGCCGCCACGCCCAACGCCGAGGGGGTGGAGGTGTTCGGCCCGGCCGACGCGCCCCTGGCCCTGGTGCGCGGGCGGCGGCGCAAGCGCTTCCTGGTCCGCGCCGAGCGCTCGGTGGACCTGCAGGGCTTCCTGGCCGCCTGGCGGGCCCGGGCCAAGGTCCCGAACTCGGTGCGCGTGGTGTTCGACGTGGATCCGTACAGCTTCCTCTAA
- a CDS encoding MDR family MFS transporter, which produces MTAQTFTDTERRTTLAGLMIVFLLSALDQTVVSTAMPRIIAELNGLTLYSWVTTAYLLTSTVMVPIWGKLGDIYGRKPILLAGIAIFLAGSWLSGLSGEFGPVLGLSGMVQLIVFRALQGIGGGALFTTAFAIIADLYPPRERGKFAGIFGSVFGLASVLGPLIGGYFTDHGTVHLGGQVIAGWRWVFYVNLPLSLLSLFMILVKMPPLEHRRSGAVDYVGAILLVAAFVPLLLALSQGGHDFAWSSPQSIGLFAFAAVALALFLYAETKAGNPLLPLRLFGNKVFATANLAGFLISMAFLGVVTFLPLYMQLGLGVDATTSGLAILPLMGGLIVSSTGAGQLVSKTGRYKPLMIAGAVLLLVGVALLTRVTAHTTLPDLCWRMAIVGLGLGPGQSLFNLATQNAVEVRDIGVATSSNQFFRQIGSTIGVALFGALLTHRLANEGQGFDLGSLQGLALKATAQGAARHADPALAQALTHAITGVFAAGLLVIAAGLVAILLIPELPLRSRQPGPQGEAV; this is translated from the coding sequence ATGACCGCCCAGACCTTCACCGACACCGAGCGGCGGACCACCCTGGCCGGGCTGATGATCGTCTTCCTGCTCAGCGCCCTGGACCAGACGGTGGTCTCCACGGCCATGCCGCGGATCATCGCCGAGCTGAACGGCCTGACGCTCTATTCGTGGGTGACCACCGCCTATCTGCTGACCTCGACGGTGATGGTGCCGATCTGGGGCAAGCTGGGCGACATCTATGGCCGCAAGCCCATCCTGCTGGCCGGTATCGCCATCTTCCTGGCCGGCTCGTGGCTGTCGGGCCTGTCGGGTGAGTTCGGCCCGGTGCTGGGCCTGAGCGGCATGGTCCAGCTGATCGTCTTCCGCGCCCTGCAGGGGATCGGCGGCGGCGCCCTGTTCACCACCGCCTTCGCGATCATCGCCGACCTCTACCCGCCGCGCGAGCGGGGCAAGTTCGCCGGCATCTTCGGCTCGGTGTTCGGCCTGGCCAGCGTGCTGGGCCCGCTGATCGGCGGCTATTTCACCGACCATGGCACGGTCCATCTGGGCGGCCAGGTGATCGCCGGCTGGCGCTGGGTGTTCTATGTCAACCTGCCGCTCAGCCTGCTGTCGCTGTTCATGATCCTGGTGAAGATGCCGCCGCTGGAGCACCGGCGCTCGGGGGCGGTCGACTATGTCGGCGCGATCCTGCTGGTCGCGGCCTTCGTCCCGCTTCTGCTGGCGCTGAGCCAGGGCGGCCACGACTTCGCCTGGAGCTCGCCCCAGTCCATCGGCCTGTTCGCCTTCGCGGCCGTCGCCTTGGCGCTGTTCCTGTACGCCGAGACCAAGGCCGGCAATCCGCTGCTGCCGCTGCGGCTGTTCGGCAACAAGGTGTTCGCCACGGCCAACCTGGCCGGCTTCCTGATCTCCATGGCCTTCCTGGGGGTGGTGACCTTCCTGCCGCTCTACATGCAGCTGGGCCTGGGGGTGGACGCCACGACCTCGGGCCTGGCCATCCTGCCGCTGATGGGCGGGTTGATCGTCTCGTCCACCGGCGCGGGCCAACTGGTCAGCAAGACCGGCCGCTACAAGCCGCTGATGATCGCCGGCGCGGTGCTGCTGCTGGTCGGCGTCGCGCTGCTGACCCGGGTAACCGCGCACACCACGCTGCCGGACCTGTGCTGGCGGATGGCCATCGTCGGCCTGGGCCTGGGTCCCGGCCAGAGCCTGTTCAACCTGGCCACCCAGAACGCCGTCGAGGTGCGCGACATCGGCGTGGCCACCAGCTCCAACCAGTTCTTCCGCCAGATCGGCTCGACGATCGGGGTGGCGCTGTTCGGCGCCCTTCTGACCCACCGCCTAGCCAACGAGGGGCAAGGCTTCGACCTGGGATCCCTGCAGGGCCTGGCTCTGAAAGCCACGGCTCAGGGCGCGGCCCGCCATGCCGACCCGGCCCTGGCCCAGGCCCTGACCCACGCCATCACCGGCGTGTTCGCCGCCGGGCTGCTGGTGATCGCGGCGGGCTTGGTGGCGATCCTCCTGATCCCCGAACTGCCATTGCGGAGCCGCCAGCCGGGACCTCAGGGGGAAGCGGTCTGA
- a CDS encoding TerC family protein, translating into MNELLHLVADPAAWAALVTLIVMEVVLGIDNLVFISILSNKLPPEHRQRVRRIGISLALIMRLALLSTIAFIVGLTAPVFDLGLAGPLSHGEPTFETAFSWRDLILIAGGLFLIWKATKEIHHNVDPDADESAPDVKTAAISNVGGAIFQIILLDIVFSIDSILTAVGMTDHLPIMIVAVIVAVTVMLLAADPLGNFINNNPTVVMLALGFLLMIGAVLIAEGFGVHVPKGYIYAAMAFSAGVEGLNMLSRRKGAKKG; encoded by the coding sequence ATGAACGAACTCCTTCACCTCGTCGCGGACCCCGCCGCCTGGGCCGCCCTGGTCACGCTGATCGTCATGGAAGTCGTGCTTGGCATCGACAACCTGGTGTTCATCTCCATCCTCTCCAACAAGCTGCCGCCCGAACATCGACAGAGGGTGCGCCGGATCGGCATCTCCCTGGCCCTGATCATGCGGCTGGCGCTGCTGTCGACCATCGCCTTCATCGTCGGCCTGACCGCTCCGGTGTTCGACCTGGGCCTGGCTGGCCCCCTGTCGCATGGCGAGCCGACCTTCGAGACGGCCTTCTCGTGGCGTGACCTGATCCTGATCGCCGGCGGCCTGTTCCTGATCTGGAAGGCCACCAAGGAAATCCACCACAACGTCGATCCCGACGCCGACGAATCCGCCCCGGACGTCAAGACCGCGGCGATCTCCAACGTCGGCGGGGCGATCTTCCAGATCATCCTGCTGGACATCGTGTTCTCGATCGACTCGATCCTGACCGCCGTGGGCATGACCGACCACCTGCCGATCATGATCGTCGCGGTGATCGTCGCGGTGACCGTGATGCTGCTGGCCGCCGATCCGCTCGGAAACTTCATCAACAACAACCCCACCGTGGTCATGCTGGCCCTGGGCTTCCTGCTGATGATCGGCGCGGTGCTGATCGCCGAGGGCTTCGGGGTGCACGTGCCCAAGGGCTACATCTACGCCGCCATGGCCTTCTCGGCCGGCGTCGAGGGCCTGAACATGCTGTCACGGCGCAAGGGCGCGAAGAAGGGTTGA